In the genome of Bradyrhizobium sp. CIAT3101, one region contains:
- a CDS encoding TetR/AcrR family transcriptional regulator — MGMGRPREFDAEVALDQAMEVFWRHGYEGATIAQLTEAMGINPPSLYACFGNKEGLLKAALDRYTKLRGAWMDEVVAAPTARDVAERMLMGIAEKQTDPANPPGCLLVQGGIATGSGSENVPFELAARRAQNEDQLRDRFVRAKAEGDLKPTSDPAALARYVSAVSVGMGVMASSGSDREALRQVATVAVQAVEAQSADRGS, encoded by the coding sequence ATGGGCATGGGACGCCCCCGCGAATTCGACGCTGAAGTGGCGTTGGATCAGGCGATGGAAGTGTTTTGGCGCCATGGCTATGAGGGCGCCACGATTGCCCAACTGACGGAGGCAATGGGTATCAACCCGCCGAGCCTCTACGCGTGCTTTGGTAATAAGGAAGGCCTGCTGAAGGCCGCGCTGGACCGCTACACCAAATTGCGGGGCGCCTGGATGGACGAGGTGGTCGCCGCACCGACCGCCCGCGATGTCGCCGAGCGGATGCTGATGGGCATCGCCGAAAAGCAGACCGATCCCGCCAATCCGCCCGGCTGCCTGCTCGTGCAAGGTGGCATCGCCACCGGCTCCGGCTCCGAAAACGTCCCCTTCGAGCTCGCCGCGCGCCGCGCTCAGAACGAGGACCAACTGCGCGATCGTTTTGTGCGCGCCAAGGCGGAAGGCGATCTCAAGCCGACGTCCGATCCCGCCGCGCTTGCGCGCTATGTGTCGGCCGTATCGGTCGGCATGGGCGTGATGGCGTCTTCGGGCTCCGACCGTGAAGCACTGCGGCAAGTCGCGACCGTCGCGGTGCAGGCGGTCGAGGCGCAGTCAGCCGACAGAGGCTCATAA
- a CDS encoding efflux RND transporter periplasmic adaptor subunit: MPPSQNASRPGRVRRLLGGVAIVGALAVAGSIATGHYFRAAQATATVAAAEQAVSVTVAMIEPKQTVLWDDFSGRLEAINRVELRPRVAGAILSTNFTEGALVKAGDVLFKIDPAPYEAEVDKANAQLEAAKARVVFTQSELERGAQLVGNAVVTRRDYDQRDNANREAIANVKAAEATLQTAKLNLDYTEVRAPVDGRVGKFEITVGNLVAAGTASPVLTSLVSVNPIYASFDADEEVVLRALNSIADSTGKRGNLDQIPVEMATSGGLSAKGHIQLIDNQVNGQSGTIRVRAVFQNEDGRLIPGQFARVRMGQPKQQSLVMIDERAIGTDQDKKFVMAVGDDSRAVYRPITLGGSVDGLRIVTAGLKTGDRIVVNGLQRVRPGALLKTEVAAMGARGQQASNHSNQDVVQR; this comes from the coding sequence ATGCCCCCCTCCCAAAACGCCTCTCGCCCTGGCCGTGTCCGCCGTCTTCTCGGCGGTGTCGCGATCGTGGGCGCCCTCGCGGTAGCCGGTTCGATCGCGACCGGCCACTATTTCCGTGCCGCGCAAGCGACCGCAACGGTGGCCGCCGCTGAGCAGGCCGTCTCCGTGACGGTCGCGATGATCGAACCAAAGCAGACCGTGCTGTGGGACGATTTCTCCGGCCGATTAGAGGCCATCAATCGGGTCGAACTTCGACCGCGCGTGGCCGGCGCGATCCTGTCGACCAACTTTACCGAGGGCGCGCTGGTGAAGGCCGGTGACGTCCTGTTCAAGATCGACCCCGCGCCTTACGAGGCCGAGGTCGATAAGGCCAACGCACAGCTCGAGGCCGCGAAGGCCCGCGTGGTGTTCACCCAGAGCGAACTCGAGCGCGGCGCACAGCTGGTTGGCAATGCCGTCGTCACGCGGCGTGACTACGACCAGCGCGACAACGCCAATCGCGAGGCCATCGCCAACGTGAAGGCGGCCGAAGCGACGCTCCAGACCGCAAAGCTCAATCTCGACTACACCGAGGTGCGCGCGCCCGTGGACGGCCGCGTCGGCAAGTTCGAGATCACCGTCGGAAATCTCGTCGCCGCCGGCACCGCCTCCCCGGTGCTGACCTCGCTGGTCTCGGTCAATCCGATCTATGCCTCCTTCGATGCGGATGAAGAGGTCGTGCTGCGCGCACTGAACTCGATCGCAGATAGCACCGGCAAGCGCGGCAATCTCGACCAGATCCCGGTCGAGATGGCGACCTCCGGCGGCCTCTCGGCCAAAGGCCATATCCAGCTCATCGACAACCAGGTCAACGGCCAGAGCGGCACGATCCGTGTCCGTGCGGTATTCCAGAACGAGGACGGGCGTCTCATTCCCGGCCAGTTCGCCCGCGTACGGATGGGGCAGCCGAAACAGCAGTCGCTGGTGATGATCGACGAGCGTGCGATCGGTACCGACCAGGACAAGAAGTTCGTGATGGCGGTCGGCGATGACAGTCGTGCGGTCTACCGGCCGATCACGCTTGGCGGCTCGGTCGACGGACTGCGCATCGTGACAGCGGGCCTCAAAACCGGCGATCGCATCGTCGTCAACGGCCTGCAGCGCGTACGGCCGGGCGCTCTCCTCAAGACCGAGGTCGCGGCGATGGGTGCGCGCGGCCAGCAGGCCTCTAACCACAGCAACCAGGACGTGGTGCAACGCTAG
- a CDS encoding efflux RND transporter permease subunit, which translates to MNLSKFFIDRPIFAGVLSVLIFLAGLISLFAMPISEYPDVVPPSVLVRATYPGANPKVIAETVATPIEEQINGVEGMLYMSSQATTDGAMTLTVTFRLGTDPDKATQLVQNRVQQAEPRLPAVVRQLGIITKKSSPDLTMVVHLLSPNNRYDMTYLRNYAVLNVKDRLARIDGVGDVQLYGAGDYSMRVWVDPQKAAEHGLTASDIVKAIQAQNVEAAAGVVGSSPNVKGIDLQLSVNAEGRLANEEQFGDIVVKTGTRGEVVRLRDVARVELGASEYGLRSLLDNKQAVAIPIFQAPGSNALEISDHVRATMAEIKKNMPEGVSYQIVYDPTQFVRSSIEAVIHTLLEAIALVVLVVILFLQTWRASIIPLLAVPVSIVGTFAVMHVFGFSINALSLFGLVLAIGIVVDDAIVVVENVERNIEGGLSPRDATYQAMREVSGPIIAIAMVLIAVFVPLAFISGLTGQFYKQFALTIAISTVISAVNSLTLSPALSALLLKGRNEPKDRLTIIMEKGLGWFFRRFNRAFTYSSESYSGTVTKVISGKAAVMGLYVVLVGLTAFLFQQVPSGFVPGQDKQYLVGFSRLPDGATLDRTEEVIRKMSDIALTQPGVESSVAFPGLSISGFTNSSNAGIVFSTLKPFDERKGPALSGNAIAADLNKKYSGIQEAFIAMFPPPPVNGLGTIGGFKLQIEDRAGLGYEALNEATKAFMAAMQKAPEIAGVFSSFQVNVPQLFADIDRTKALQLGVPVTEVFNTLQIYLGSYYVNDFNKFGRTYSVYVQADAPFRARADDIRQLKVRSSSGDMVPLSALLTIRQSAGPERAIRYNGFLSSDINAAAAPGFSSGQAQEAATRIAAETLPPGFAFEWTDLTYQEFIAGNSGLWVFPLAILLVFLVLAALYESLTLPLSIIMIVPMGLLAAMFGVWLSKGDNNVFTQIGLIVLVGLSAKNAILIVEFARELEFAGRTPIRAAIEASRLRLRPILMTSMAFIMGVLPLVLSTGAGSEMRRAMGVAVFSGMIGVTVFGLFLTPVFYVLLRTVTGMKPLVHHGSDISAAPVQGLNQEVPGH; encoded by the coding sequence ATGAATCTCTCGAAGTTCTTCATTGATCGTCCGATTTTCGCCGGCGTACTGTCGGTGCTGATTTTCCTCGCGGGCCTGATCTCGCTGTTCGCGATGCCGATCTCCGAATATCCGGATGTGGTGCCGCCCTCCGTCTTGGTGCGCGCGACCTATCCCGGCGCCAATCCCAAGGTGATCGCGGAAACGGTGGCCACGCCCATCGAGGAGCAGATCAACGGCGTCGAAGGCATGCTGTACATGTCGAGCCAGGCGACCACCGACGGCGCGATGACGCTGACGGTGACGTTCCGCCTCGGCACCGATCCCGACAAGGCAACACAGCTGGTGCAGAACCGCGTGCAACAGGCCGAGCCGCGCCTGCCCGCGGTGGTGCGCCAGCTCGGCATCATCACCAAGAAGTCGTCGCCAGACCTCACCATGGTCGTGCATCTGTTGTCGCCGAACAACCGCTACGACATGACGTATCTGCGCAACTATGCGGTGCTCAACGTCAAGGACCGCCTGGCGAGGATCGACGGCGTCGGTGACGTCCAGCTTTACGGTGCCGGCGACTATTCGATGCGGGTCTGGGTCGATCCGCAGAAGGCGGCCGAGCATGGGCTGACCGCCAGCGACATCGTCAAGGCGATCCAGGCGCAGAACGTCGAGGCGGCCGCCGGCGTGGTCGGCTCCTCTCCCAACGTCAAGGGCATCGACCTGCAGCTATCGGTCAACGCCGAGGGACGTCTGGCCAACGAAGAGCAGTTCGGCGACATCGTGGTCAAGACCGGCACCCGCGGCGAAGTCGTTCGCTTGCGCGACGTCGCGCGGGTCGAGCTCGGCGCATCCGAATACGGCCTGCGCTCGCTGCTCGACAACAAGCAGGCGGTTGCGATCCCGATCTTCCAGGCGCCCGGCTCCAACGCGCTGGAGATTTCCGACCACGTCCGCGCCACCATGGCCGAGATCAAGAAGAACATGCCGGAGGGCGTGTCCTACCAGATCGTCTACGATCCCACCCAGTTCGTGCGCTCGTCGATCGAGGCCGTGATCCACACGCTGCTCGAGGCGATCGCGCTGGTGGTGCTGGTCGTGATCCTGTTCCTGCAGACCTGGCGCGCCTCGATCATCCCGCTGCTCGCCGTGCCGGTCTCGATCGTCGGCACGTTTGCCGTGATGCATGTGTTCGGCTTCTCCATCAACGCGCTCAGCCTGTTCGGCCTCGTGCTCGCCATCGGCATCGTCGTCGACGACGCCATCGTCGTGGTCGAGAATGTCGAGCGCAACATCGAGGGCGGGCTGTCGCCGCGCGACGCCACCTATCAGGCGATGCGCGAGGTGTCCGGGCCGATCATCGCCATCGCGATGGTGCTGATCGCGGTGTTCGTGCCGCTGGCCTTCATTTCCGGCCTCACCGGGCAGTTCTACAAGCAGTTCGCGCTGACGATCGCGATCTCGACGGTGATCTCGGCCGTCAACTCATTGACGCTGTCGCCTGCCCTGTCGGCCCTGCTGCTCAAAGGTCGTAACGAGCCCAAGGACCGCCTGACGATCATCATGGAAAAGGGCCTCGGCTGGTTCTTCCGCCGCTTCAACCGCGCCTTCACCTACTCCTCCGAGAGCTACAGCGGCACCGTCACCAAGGTGATCTCCGGCAAGGCTGCGGTGATGGGGCTCTATGTGGTCCTGGTCGGTCTGACCGCCTTCCTGTTCCAGCAGGTGCCGAGCGGCTTTGTGCCGGGCCAGGACAAGCAATATCTGGTCGGCTTCTCGCGGCTGCCCGACGGAGCAACGCTCGACCGCACCGAAGAGGTGATCCGCAAGATGAGCGACATCGCGCTGACCCAGCCCGGTGTCGAGAGTTCTGTGGCCTTCCCGGGCCTGTCGATCTCCGGTTTCACCAATTCGTCCAACGCCGGCATCGTGTTCTCGACGCTGAAACCGTTCGACGAGCGCAAGGGCCCGGCACTGAGCGGCAATGCCATCGCCGCCGATCTGAACAAGAAATACTCCGGCATCCAGGAAGCCTTCATCGCCATGTTCCCGCCGCCGCCGGTCAACGGCCTCGGCACCATCGGTGGCTTCAAGCTCCAGATCGAGGATCGCGCCGGTCTCGGTTATGAGGCGCTGAACGAGGCGACCAAGGCGTTCATGGCGGCGATGCAGAAAGCGCCGGAGATCGCCGGCGTGTTCTCGAGCTTCCAGGTCAACGTGCCCCAGTTGTTCGCCGACATCGACCGCACCAAGGCGCTGCAGCTCGGCGTCCCCGTGACCGAGGTGTTCAACACGCTGCAGATTTACCTCGGGTCCTACTACGTCAACGACTTCAACAAATTTGGCCGTACCTACTCCGTCTATGTCCAAGCCGATGCGCCGTTCCGCGCACGCGCCGACGACATCAGGCAGCTGAAGGTGCGCTCATCCTCGGGCGACATGGTGCCGCTATCGGCGCTGCTCACGATCCGCCAGAGCGCGGGCCCTGAGCGCGCGATCCGCTACAACGGCTTCCTGTCGTCCGACATCAACGCGGCTGCTGCCCCCGGCTTCTCCTCCGGCCAGGCGCAGGAGGCTGCGACGCGGATCGCGGCGGAGACGCTGCCGCCGGGTTTTGCCTTCGAATGGACCGACCTGACTTATCAGGAGTTCATCGCCGGCAATTCCGGGCTCTGGGTGTTCCCGCTGGCGATCCTGCTGGTGTTCCTGGTGCTGGCGGCGCTCTACGAGAGCCTGACCCTGCCGCTCTCGATCATCATGATCGTGCCAATGGGTCTGCTGGCCGCGATGTTCGGCGTCTGGCTCTCGAAGGGCGACAACAACGTATTCACCCAGATCGGACTTATCGTTCTCGTGGGTCTCTCAGCCAAGAACGCGATCCTGATCGTCGAATTCGCGCGCGAGCTCGAATTCGCAGGTCGCACGCCGATCCGGGCCGCGATCGAGGCGAGCCGGCTGCGGTTGCGTCCGATCCTGATGACGTCGATGGCCTTCATCATGGGTGTGCTGCCGCTGGTGCTCTCGACCGGCGCCGGCTCGGAGATGCGACGCGCCATGGGCGTTGCCGTGTTCTCCGGCATGATCGGCGTCACCGTGTTCGGCCTGTTCCTGACGCCCGTGTTTTATGTGCTGCTGCGGACCGTCACCGGCATGAAGCCGCTGGTGCATCACGGCAGCGACATCAGCGCGGCTCCGGTTCAGGGCCTTAACCAAGAAGTCCCTGGCCACTAG
- a CDS encoding sulfite exporter TauE/SafE family protein produces the protein MPDITTLLLLSTAVFAGAFVSGLSGFAFSAVAGAILLRVFQPLEAVPLMMACSIGVQATNLWALRRSIRWEGSLFLIIGGLIGVPIAVSLLQSTDTHLLRRGFGVVVALYAAYMLLRPTLVTAGEAVGRHWVALIGFGGGLVGGLTAMPGAIPTIWCDMRGMPKSEQRGLVQPFIAAMQVFAIILLVGHQDLSSKVFVDLAVSLPALFAGSALGVIAFHRVNETVFRKTVLVLLLISGISLI, from the coding sequence GTGCCTGACATTACGACACTGCTGCTCCTCAGCACCGCCGTATTCGCCGGAGCGTTCGTCTCAGGGCTCTCGGGATTCGCATTCTCGGCCGTGGCGGGCGCGATCCTGTTGCGGGTCTTCCAGCCGCTGGAGGCCGTGCCGCTGATGATGGCCTGCAGCATCGGCGTGCAGGCGACCAATCTGTGGGCGCTCCGGCGCAGCATCCGCTGGGAGGGGAGCCTGTTCCTGATCATCGGTGGGCTGATCGGCGTTCCCATTGCGGTATCGCTGTTGCAGTCGACCGACACGCATCTGCTTCGGCGCGGCTTTGGTGTGGTCGTTGCGCTCTATGCCGCCTACATGCTGCTGCGGCCGACGCTGGTGACGGCCGGTGAGGCGGTCGGCCGGCACTGGGTTGCGTTGATCGGCTTCGGAGGAGGGCTCGTCGGCGGGCTCACCGCGATGCCCGGCGCGATCCCGACGATCTGGTGCGACATGCGTGGTATGCCCAAGAGCGAGCAGCGCGGCCTGGTGCAGCCGTTCATCGCCGCGATGCAGGTCTTTGCGATCATCCTGCTGGTCGGGCATCAGGATCTGTCGTCAAAGGTCTTCGTCGACCTCGCGGTCAGCCTGCCGGCGCTGTTCGCGGGATCCGCGCTCGGTGTGATTGCCTTTCACCGGGTGAACGAGACGGTCTTTCGCAAGACCGTGCTCGTTCTGTTGCTGATATCGGGGATTTCCCTGATCTAG
- a CDS encoding helix-turn-helix transcriptional regulator, whose protein sequence is MQLTAEHSELIESIYDAGLNPELWSDVVVMLNGFFGSRACGLISKDKVSKSGSTHYYCGVDPHFIQLYADEYAQHDPLARLPRYGDVRNIPDLVNFDEYRRGRFYQEWLRPQGCADVANVVLEQASSPCPMLMTVIPGREMLDAKMRARMQLIVPHASRALMINRAVERKQQKAIALADVVDQLSAGVILLDAACNIVYSNPAAAAILDEDDVLRSVNGRLLARSPDANAALRNVFRDEAEVAAAAAADRNILLTSSDGSHHVAHVVALPSLLREGNVGRAGGAIGALFVWKAKLDARSCTGLLDRTFELTPAELRVLQSIVDVGGVPETAEALGIAETTVKTHLHRVFAKTGTSRQADLVKLAAGFANPLVH, encoded by the coding sequence ATGCAGCTGACCGCAGAACATTCCGAGTTGATCGAGAGCATCTATGACGCCGGACTCAATCCTGAGTTGTGGTCCGATGTCGTCGTCATGCTCAACGGATTTTTCGGCAGCCGGGCCTGCGGCCTGATTTCAAAGGACAAGGTCAGCAAATCCGGATCGACGCATTATTATTGCGGAGTCGATCCGCACTTCATCCAGCTCTATGCCGACGAATACGCGCAGCATGACCCGCTCGCCAGGCTGCCGCGCTATGGCGACGTACGCAACATCCCCGACCTCGTGAATTTCGACGAATATCGGCGCGGGCGCTTTTATCAGGAATGGTTGCGCCCCCAAGGCTGTGCCGACGTCGCGAATGTGGTGCTGGAACAGGCGAGTTCGCCGTGTCCGATGCTGATGACGGTGATCCCGGGCAGGGAGATGCTGGACGCGAAGATGCGTGCGCGCATGCAGCTCATTGTTCCACATGCCAGCCGCGCCTTGATGATCAACCGCGCGGTCGAGCGGAAGCAGCAGAAGGCCATCGCGCTTGCCGATGTCGTGGATCAATTGAGTGCCGGCGTGATCCTGCTCGATGCCGCCTGCAACATCGTCTACAGCAATCCAGCGGCCGCCGCGATCCTGGACGAGGACGACGTCTTGCGGTCGGTCAATGGCCGCCTGCTGGCGAGATCGCCCGACGCGAACGCGGCGCTGCGCAACGTCTTTCGTGACGAGGCGGAGGTCGCCGCAGCTGCGGCGGCGGACCGCAATATTCTGCTGACATCGAGCGACGGATCGCATCATGTCGCCCATGTGGTCGCGCTGCCCTCGCTTCTGCGCGAGGGGAATGTGGGGCGTGCCGGTGGTGCCATCGGCGCCCTGTTCGTCTGGAAGGCGAAGCTCGATGCGCGCTCCTGCACCGGGCTGCTCGACCGTACGTTCGAGCTGACGCCTGCGGAGCTCAGGGTTCTGCAGTCCATCGTCGACGTCGGCGGCGTGCCGGAGACGGCCGAAGCGCTCGGTATAGCCGAGACGACGGTGAAGACGCATCTGCATCGCGTGTTCGCCAAGACCGGTACGAGCCGCCAGGCCGACCTCGTCAAGCTCGCGGCAGGTTTTGCCAACCCCCTGGTGCACTGA
- a CDS encoding helix-turn-helix transcriptional regulator, with protein sequence MPRARKLPDLVESIYDAGLDPSLWNDVVVGIRDFVGGQACGLFSKDSISKFGVTHYYCGADPHYIQLYSETHSKFDPLAILPPHGQIVSIPDLVNFDEYRRGRFYQEWMQPQGSHDAANVVLERSNAHCPVMMTVLSGRRMVDAGMKHRMSLIVPHASRALLVNRAISSKLTLATALADVLDNLSSGIFLLDSCCHLVHANASGYALLEAGDAVRIVAGQLVTGGTEANQTLRDAFAARGDAASLLAGGHAIPLLSPKGERYVAHILPLSSVLRNGSERSSDAVGAVLLRKVTLGGHAYGELIARTFDLTPAELRVFLSIVEVGGVPETSIALGIAETTVKTHLHRVFAKTGVARQADLVKLAAGFSNPLVN encoded by the coding sequence ATGCCGAGAGCTCGGAAGCTGCCCGATCTGGTCGAGTCCATCTACGATGCCGGTCTCGACCCCTCGCTCTGGAACGACGTCGTCGTGGGTATCCGCGATTTCGTCGGTGGCCAGGCCTGTGGGCTGTTTTCGAAGGATTCGATCAGCAAGTTCGGTGTCACGCACTATTATTGCGGAGCCGATCCGCACTACATCCAGCTGTATTCCGAGACCCACTCCAAGTTCGATCCGCTGGCGATCCTGCCGCCACACGGCCAGATCGTCAGCATCCCCGATCTCGTTAATTTCGACGAATATCGCCGCGGGCGTTTCTATCAGGAATGGATGCAGCCGCAGGGCTCTCACGATGCCGCCAATGTCGTGCTCGAGAGATCGAACGCGCACTGCCCGGTGATGATGACGGTGCTCTCGGGCCGGCGCATGGTCGACGCCGGAATGAAGCACCGGATGTCGCTGATCGTGCCGCATGCCAGCCGCGCGCTGCTCGTCAACCGGGCGATCAGCTCGAAGCTGACGCTGGCCACGGCGCTCGCGGATGTCCTGGACAATCTCTCATCCGGTATTTTCCTGCTCGATTCCTGCTGCCATCTGGTGCACGCCAATGCGAGCGGCTACGCGCTGCTCGAAGCCGGCGACGCGGTCCGCATCGTTGCCGGCCAGCTCGTGACTGGCGGCACCGAGGCCAATCAGACGTTGCGGGACGCTTTTGCGGCCCGCGGCGATGCCGCCTCGCTTCTCGCAGGAGGGCATGCGATTCCGTTGCTTTCGCCGAAGGGCGAGCGCTACGTCGCGCATATCCTGCCGTTGTCCTCGGTGCTGCGGAACGGCAGCGAGCGCTCGTCCGATGCCGTCGGCGCGGTGCTGCTGCGCAAGGTCACGCTTGGCGGGCACGCCTACGGCGAGCTGATCGCGCGGACCTTCGATCTGACGCCGGCGGAACTGCGCGTGTTCCTGTCGATTGTCGAGGTCGGCGGCGTTCCGGAGACGTCCATCGCGCTCGGTATAGCCGAGACGACGGTGAAGACGCATCTGCATCGCGTGTTCGCCAAGACAGGCGTCGCGCGTCAGGCGGATCTCGTCAAGCTCGCGGCCGGATTCTCCAATCCACTTGTCAACTAG